In Saccharolobus solfataricus, a genomic segment contains:
- the panB gene encoding 3-methyl-2-oxobutanoate hydroxymethyltransferase, with translation MKKVTIRDFIKKKSMKEKITMLTAYDYPTAKIISNTTLDSILVGDSLGMVVLGYTNTLNVTMRDMISHTRAVARANPPQLIVSDMPFLSYEIDVKSAVKNAGLLVKAGSDAVKLEGGEEIKDIIRAIVKAGIPVMGHIGLTPQRFLRLGGFRTIGKTKQEEEQLIKDSLELEDAGVFSIVIENTYVDIAKRITEKLNVPTICIGAGPYCDGQVLVIHDLLGLSEVTPYFAKSYVNLKEIISSAINQYIIDVKTNKFPEKQHYKERES, from the coding sequence ATGAAAAAGGTGACAATAAGGGATTTCATAAAGAAGAAATCAATGAAGGAGAAAATTACGATGTTAACAGCTTACGATTACCCCACAGCGAAAATAATATCTAATACTACGCTAGATTCCATACTAGTAGGAGATTCCTTAGGAATGGTTGTTCTAGGATATACAAATACGCTTAACGTAACCATGAGAGACATGATCTCCCATACTAGAGCAGTAGCAAGAGCTAATCCTCCTCAGTTAATAGTTTCAGATATGCCGTTCCTAAGTTATGAGATAGACGTGAAAAGTGCAGTGAAGAATGCAGGTCTTTTAGTTAAGGCTGGTAGTGACGCGGTAAAACTAGAGGGTGGAGAGGAAATTAAAGACATTATTAGAGCAATCGTAAAGGCTGGAATACCCGTAATGGGGCATATTGGTTTAACCCCTCAAAGGTTCTTGAGGCTAGGGGGATTTAGAACTATCGGAAAAACTAAGCAGGAAGAGGAGCAATTAATAAAGGATAGTTTAGAACTAGAAGATGCAGGGGTATTTTCAATAGTTATAGAAAATACATACGTGGATATAGCTAAAAGGATTACGGAAAAACTAAACGTGCCTACAATCTGTATAGGAGCAGGCCCATATTGTGATGGACAAGTGTTAGTAATACACGATTTACTAGGGTTATCTGAGGTTACCCCTTACTTCGCTAAGTCATACGTTAATTTGAAAGAAATCATCTCCAGCGCTATTAATCAGTATATAATTGACGTGAAAACTAATAAGTTTCCTGAAAAACAACATTATAAGGAAAGAGAAAGTTGA
- a CDS encoding MoaD family protein, translating into MKKVKVLYFAFIKDITHKSNEVLETECETVDCFIEQLGKIYGSELVNFLKSGINGIKVSILVNGSASTKNIKDGDEVALLPPPSGGDLIIGKKFDLLEEIRKFREKAPPEAGSLVVYVGFVKGIVDNHRVFELKYEAYEEYTRKRFLEIKDEIKKKYNDLIEIEIIHVIDSMKPGENVLLIMAIGKGRKDAIDAVKETLELVKHSTGIWKLEIRDDGEYWVVAGNTRVKKQ; encoded by the coding sequence ATGAAAAAAGTGAAAGTTCTTTATTTTGCATTCATTAAAGACATAACCCATAAGTCAAATGAAGTATTAGAAACAGAATGCGAAACTGTAGACTGCTTTATTGAACAACTGGGTAAAATTTACGGAAGCGAATTAGTAAATTTCTTGAAGAGTGGAATAAATGGGATAAAGGTTTCAATTTTGGTTAACGGTTCAGCTTCAACCAAGAATATTAAAGATGGAGATGAGGTAGCGTTGTTACCACCACCTTCGGGCGGAGATTTAATAATAGGGAAAAAATTTGACTTACTTGAGGAAATTAGAAAATTTAGAGAAAAAGCACCCCCGGAAGCGGGTTCTTTAGTAGTTTATGTAGGTTTTGTTAAAGGTATAGTAGACAATCATAGAGTCTTTGAACTGAAATACGAAGCCTACGAAGAGTACACTAGAAAAAGATTTCTAGAAATAAAAGATGAAATAAAGAAGAAATATAATGATCTGATCGAAATCGAGATAATACATGTAATAGATTCAATGAAACCCGGAGAGAATGTCTTACTTATAATGGCTATAGGTAAGGGAAGGAAGGACGCTATCGACGCGGTAAAAGAAACATTGGAATTAGTTAAACATAGCACTGGAATTTGGAAGTTGGAAATAAGAGATGACGGAGAATATTGGGTAGTAGCAGGGAATACGAGAGTGAAAAAACAATGA
- a CDS encoding Lrp/AsnC ligand binding domain-containing protein, with product MAEVVRAYILVSTTVGKEMEVADMAKKVSGVIRADPVYGEYDVVVEVEAKSSDDLKKVIYEIRRNPNIIRTVTLIVM from the coding sequence ATGGCAGAAGTTGTAAGAGCCTATATTCTCGTCTCTACTACTGTTGGTAAAGAAATGGAAGTAGCAGATATGGCTAAAAAGGTCTCAGGTGTAATAAGAGCAGATCCAGTTTATGGTGAATATGACGTAGTAGTAGAAGTAGAGGCCAAGTCTTCTGACGATTTGAAGAAAGTAATATATGAGATAAGAAGGAATCCGAACATAATAAGAACCGTAACTTTAATAGTAATGTAA
- the thiD gene encoding bifunctional hydroxymethylpyrimidine kinase/phosphomethylpyrimidine kinase has protein sequence MIKPVGMSIAGLDTGNGAGGETDLRVFEVLGIHGVFAITAITAQSTKGIKDITVVNPEFLKKQIETLLEDFKVEAVKIGMIYTKEQFQVVNELLNDYFLVADPVLYAKDGTPLIRDIEEYKKIILPKVKVITPNIIEASAISGVKIEKESDVVIVCKKLRDSYNIPYVIIKGGHSKGDYSFDYMCNDEGLYKIGYKRLQAKDTHGTGSVFATALTAEYIKIRDLKLAFRKARDFVQTSIEYGLNIGKGIGPVNVSVEIMKKSMKYEAVEEMRRFADFAENNDRFWILIPEVQSNLAHSIKPEYVRDLNDIATFRGRIIRRWDKKVIVGHPVVFGNPTHTARMLLSLILKGKDSTCLMNIRYDDKIVESFKRIGYETIEINRELEPAHGEGKTMQWIIEYVSSEYGGIPNVIYDKGTKGKEAMIRFWTKNMEEMIEALDNLLKML, from the coding sequence ATGATTAAACCTGTTGGTATGAGCATAGCTGGATTGGATACTGGAAATGGGGCTGGTGGAGAGACTGACTTAAGAGTTTTTGAAGTATTAGGAATCCACGGAGTTTTTGCTATCACTGCGATAACAGCTCAAAGTACAAAAGGCATAAAAGATATCACTGTTGTTAATCCTGAGTTTCTTAAAAAGCAGATAGAAACTTTACTCGAGGATTTCAAAGTGGAAGCTGTAAAGATAGGAATGATATATACTAAAGAACAGTTTCAGGTTGTAAATGAATTATTAAATGATTACTTTTTAGTAGCAGATCCGGTACTTTATGCGAAAGATGGAACTCCGCTGATTAGAGACATTGAAGAATATAAGAAGATAATTTTGCCAAAAGTTAAAGTAATAACGCCAAATATAATAGAAGCATCTGCAATTAGCGGTGTCAAAATAGAAAAGGAGAGCGATGTAGTAATTGTATGTAAGAAATTAAGGGATAGTTATAATATTCCCTACGTGATAATCAAGGGAGGCCATAGTAAAGGAGATTATAGTTTCGATTATATGTGTAATGATGAAGGACTATACAAGATAGGATATAAAAGGTTGCAGGCAAAGGATACGCATGGTACTGGAAGCGTATTTGCAACTGCACTTACTGCAGAATACATAAAGATAAGGGATTTAAAATTGGCCTTTAGGAAGGCTAGAGATTTCGTTCAAACCTCAATAGAATATGGACTTAACATAGGAAAAGGTATAGGACCAGTTAACGTAAGTGTTGAAATTATGAAGAAGTCTATGAAATATGAAGCAGTTGAGGAAATGAGGAGATTTGCGGATTTTGCCGAAAATAACGATAGATTCTGGATTTTAATCCCTGAAGTACAATCAAATCTAGCACATAGTATAAAACCAGAATACGTTAGGGATCTAAATGATATTGCTACATTTAGGGGTAGAATAATAAGGAGATGGGATAAAAAGGTAATTGTTGGACATCCAGTGGTGTTTGGAAACCCTACCCATACAGCTCGAATGCTGTTGTCGCTCATTCTCAAGGGAAAGGATAGTACTTGCTTAATGAATATTAGATATGACGATAAGATAGTTGAGAGTTTTAAGAGAATTGGGTATGAAACAATTGAGATTAATAGGGAACTAGAACCTGCCCATGGAGAAGGAAAGACAATGCAATGGATTATTGAGTATGTAAGTAGCGAATATGGTGGCATACCGAATGTAATTTATGATAAGGGAACTAAGGGAAAGGAGGCAATGATTAGGTTTTGGACAAAAAACATGGAAGAGATGATAGAAGCTTTAGATAATTTATTAAAAATGCTGTAA
- a CDS encoding HD domain-containing protein: protein MKLERLLEGAKNLVRTGWMQNGIPSAMGETVASHSFEASILAYVLATELKRKGIEINPEHSALIALFHDAGETLLGDLPKWATSRINKRDAEVEAFDELGIGKELFLELKDLNTNEAKVAKLSDRLSTYLQGLRYKRIGFNVDEIISSYAEEIDKLLSIEPLNQIRELVTRIMNSLNKLNPK from the coding sequence ATGAAACTAGAGAGATTGTTAGAGGGCGCCAAAAACTTAGTTAGAACCGGTTGGATGCAAAACGGAATTCCCTCAGCGATGGGAGAAACAGTAGCTTCTCATAGTTTTGAAGCGTCAATCTTGGCTTACGTACTCGCGACGGAGCTTAAAAGAAAAGGAATAGAGATAAACCCTGAACATAGTGCACTTATTGCCCTATTTCATGATGCAGGAGAGACTTTACTAGGAGACTTACCAAAGTGGGCTACCAGTAGAATCAATAAAAGGGATGCAGAAGTAGAGGCATTTGATGAATTAGGAATTGGAAAGGAACTCTTCCTCGAACTTAAGGACCTAAATACTAATGAAGCTAAAGTAGCTAAGTTATCGGATAGATTATCAACATACTTGCAAGGATTAAGATACAAGAGAATTGGATTTAATGTCGATGAGATAATCTCAAGCTACGCCGAGGAAATAGATAAGTTACTTTCGATAGAGCCATTAAATCAGATAAGAGAACTGGTCACTAGAATAATGAATAGTTTAAATAAGCTGAATCCAAAATAA
- a CDS encoding 4-phosphopantoate--beta-alanine ligase → MDKAQDSKPWSIRDLIPENHPRRESLLIREKLIEAMEKSILVPQGLIAHGRGECFDYLIGEKTQDFAEKAIEAAAATLLLAKTPTISVNGNMAALVPEGLIRLAEESNAKLEINLFYRDERREKAIAEVLYKGGAKEVLGVGEDASEVIPELFSQRRRVSPKGIYKADVVLLGLEDGDRTEALVKMGKKVIAIDINPLSRTSRTATITIVDNIIRAVPRLVEKVKELKSKSKEELEQIVFNYDNKTILAESLKFIANRLTQLSLSL, encoded by the coding sequence ATGGATAAAGCACAAGATAGCAAGCCGTGGAGCATACGTGATTTAATACCAGAAAATCACCCTAGAAGGGAATCCCTATTAATCAGGGAAAAGTTGATTGAAGCAATGGAGAAAAGTATTCTAGTTCCTCAAGGGTTAATAGCACATGGAAGGGGGGAATGTTTCGACTACTTAATAGGAGAGAAAACTCAAGATTTCGCTGAAAAAGCAATAGAAGCCGCAGCTGCTACCTTACTCTTAGCAAAAACGCCTACTATTTCTGTAAATGGAAATATGGCCGCATTAGTTCCAGAAGGTCTAATAAGATTGGCAGAGGAGAGTAATGCTAAGCTAGAGATTAATTTATTCTATAGGGATGAAAGAAGAGAAAAAGCAATAGCTGAAGTACTATATAAGGGAGGTGCGAAGGAAGTTTTAGGAGTTGGTGAGGACGCATCAGAGGTAATACCAGAACTATTTAGTCAGAGGAGAAGAGTAAGTCCAAAAGGTATTTACAAAGCTGATGTGGTATTGTTGGGTTTAGAAGATGGAGATAGAACAGAGGCACTTGTGAAAATGGGTAAAAAAGTAATAGCAATAGACATTAATCCACTATCGAGGACTTCAAGAACTGCTACAATAACTATTGTTGATAATATAATTAGGGCGGTTCCCAGACTGGTAGAGAAGGTGAAAGAGTTGAAGTCTAAGAGTAAAGAAGAGCTAGAACAAATAGTCTTTAACTATGATAACAAAACTATCTTAGCTGAATCACTAAAATTTATAGCTAACAGATTAACTCAACTTTCTCTTTCCTTATAA
- a CDS encoding ABC transporter permease, which produces MLRTMIKKEILDLKRDRKLLLGTIVLPFVLLPLIGIILYASIAVSPPVIEIINYNQSNLPYIQIISNYITRNGGTVIYNNTNTSIVPDAVIIFPNDFNINASNISRQTFVYEKILISSNQEASNLVNNAIGYLSYTLVYNRIERLINSSNLQHVVNPDDVINPLLVKNFVVTITGRNASQSQANLSEMARIITLVLFPSATPVIFYVTDGIVGEKERKTLESLLASPISINSFIFSKVIIAVILGVLSSLGDILGIVIFSSLMSFTFGLPLSLSTPFILIVILTYLLAVLLTAALSVILLLALGGSMRNMQVINFLILSFGLIASFSALFINVANLQSPLNLVLLIPYEQLSLSLLYFVSGSTFVSLSLLLGVFAVCVIILIVSSRLFNSERLLLK; this is translated from the coding sequence ATGCTAAGGACAATGATAAAGAAAGAGATATTGGATTTAAAAAGAGACAGAAAGTTATTACTCGGGACTATAGTACTTCCTTTCGTATTATTACCATTAATTGGTATAATACTTTACGCTTCCATAGCTGTATCCCCACCCGTGATCGAAATAATTAACTATAATCAATCCAACTTACCTTATATTCAAATCATTTCGAACTATATTACTCGAAATGGAGGCACAGTGATTTACAATAATACGAATACAAGCATAGTACCTGATGCTGTGATAATATTCCCTAATGACTTCAATATAAACGCCAGCAATATCTCAAGACAAACGTTTGTATATGAAAAGATTTTAATTTCCTCCAATCAAGAAGCTTCTAATTTGGTTAATAACGCAATAGGTTATCTGTCTTATACTCTAGTATATAATAGGATTGAACGGTTGATAAATTCTTCTAATTTACAGCATGTTGTTAATCCTGATGATGTCATAAATCCTTTATTAGTTAAAAACTTCGTTGTGACCATAACCGGTCGTAACGCTTCACAGTCTCAAGCTAACCTAAGTGAAATGGCCAGGATAATCACATTAGTGCTTTTCCCCAGTGCTACTCCGGTAATATTTTACGTTACAGATGGGATAGTTGGCGAAAAGGAAAGAAAAACTTTGGAGTCCTTATTGGCTTCCCCTATATCAATAAACTCCTTTATATTCTCTAAGGTAATTATAGCTGTGATCTTAGGAGTTCTCTCTTCATTAGGTGATATTCTAGGTATAGTAATATTTTCCTCATTAATGTCATTTACATTTGGTTTACCGCTATCTCTCAGTACACCATTTATCCTAATTGTTATTCTAACCTATCTGTTAGCTGTACTATTGACTGCAGCGCTAAGTGTGATTTTACTTCTAGCCTTAGGAGGATCAATGCGTAATATGCAAGTGATAAACTTTCTCATTCTATCTTTTGGTTTGATAGCGTCCTTCTCTGCACTATTTATAAATGTTGCTAATTTGCAGTCTCCCCTAAATCTAGTACTCCTAATACCGTACGAACAATTAAGTCTATCATTACTTTACTTCGTTTCCGGCTCTACTTTTGTTTCGTTATCTCTCCTCTTAGGCGTATTTGCGGTCTGTGTAATAATTTTAATAGTATCATCAAGACTATTTAATTCGGAAAGACTACTGCTAAAGTAA
- a CDS encoding 4Fe-4S dicluster domain-containing protein, with translation MILDASIFSRAVIGGYDVKKIESNDKNELVVGRLTGLYGDVLKYTNLKIIRAPDRFDDGSVFREVEGKNIYKIFEVPAGVTFDKLIDELSKINYYPAIFPLYLKGTIGGFTASNGSGFGSYKFGFAKGKKTINELIDYKVVRVLAVKYPELLETEGENRFAWSALIYKDTTRYYIPSFYNKVIKGNFKSVSINNLIKSINMEISSIFKRNYVPIILMTNYDKNVEFNFDFKMGYIINYNSPRKYKVMIGSLEETRLPELFEFLRKNPDILPFPYLKEYEEFHKDIIRNFKKYEIKIRSKRINKNTIVEASKCINCSLCLDSCLAYNTTNNILYSPLGRFNRLLTGEGNFEFCFGCASCQEACPVGINISNLMEILPQFNEKKETIELETIDVPRTIYELEKNLGSRYRNRPVFLLFVGCAAKYDPLGLEGFLNYLLINGDKLPQELSPRVRLVTGICCGFNDYLAGNLEGARNSVEKINRLRIEQNAAGIYFLCPEGLYIYNKFSEQKGIFAYEVIKHELKDKEVHLGCWAKKLGYSSQYNECAGLFLTSYKGSPIRATKKGFLTVCPFSTWKFGTISAYSLFLEKKEVKYLEEEKVMINENIIFDLLVRAVADGLIASKDEIAEKVVMWSLGGSQYFLLLTIPIFSKYISSELIRKLSSDSRVKEFLSKLSQDTPLLNQKISTYKDYLSYYNFSNEINTLRDEIAKSNKLDYSVRDLVKTSEFLNVLKEALRRSINENLIGNAINNIIYL, from the coding sequence GTGATTTTAGACGCATCAATTTTCAGCAGAGCTGTGATAGGGGGCTATGATGTAAAAAAGATCGAAAGTAATGATAAAAACGAATTAGTAGTTGGTAGGTTAACAGGTTTATATGGCGACGTATTAAAATATACTAATTTGAAAATAATTCGTGCTCCGGATAGATTTGATGACGGAAGTGTATTTAGGGAAGTTGAAGGAAAGAATATATATAAAATATTTGAAGTACCTGCCGGAGTAACTTTCGATAAATTGATAGATGAACTCTCCAAGATTAATTACTACCCTGCTATCTTCCCACTATATTTAAAAGGCACTATTGGAGGATTTACTGCATCAAATGGTTCAGGATTCGGTAGTTATAAGTTCGGATTTGCAAAAGGTAAAAAGACTATAAATGAGCTAATTGACTATAAGGTAGTAAGAGTTCTTGCGGTAAAATATCCAGAGCTGTTAGAAACTGAAGGTGAAAATAGATTTGCTTGGTCAGCCCTAATATATAAGGATACTACAAGATATTATATACCCTCGTTCTACAATAAAGTAATTAAGGGAAATTTTAAATCAGTATCTATAAATAATTTGATAAAAAGTATAAATATGGAGATATCTAGTATATTCAAGAGAAATTACGTGCCAATAATACTGATGACCAATTATGACAAAAACGTGGAATTTAATTTCGATTTTAAAATGGGATATATAATCAATTACAACTCGCCGAGAAAATATAAAGTTATGATTGGAAGCTTAGAGGAAACCAGATTACCAGAACTCTTTGAGTTTCTGAGAAAGAATCCAGATATATTACCGTTTCCCTATTTGAAAGAGTATGAAGAATTTCATAAGGATATCATAAGAAACTTTAAAAAATATGAGATAAAAATAAGATCTAAGAGAATAAATAAAAACACGATAGTCGAGGCGTCAAAGTGTATAAATTGTTCATTATGTTTAGATAGCTGCCTTGCTTACAACACTACCAATAATATCCTTTATTCACCTTTAGGTAGATTTAACAGATTACTAACGGGTGAAGGAAATTTTGAATTCTGTTTTGGATGCGCTTCTTGTCAAGAAGCTTGTCCAGTAGGAATAAATATTTCAAATCTAATGGAAATATTACCACAATTTAATGAAAAAAAGGAAACAATAGAATTAGAAACAATCGATGTACCAAGGACTATCTACGAATTGGAAAAAAATTTAGGCAGTAGGTACAGGAATAGACCAGTCTTCCTACTATTCGTAGGATGCGCAGCAAAGTACGATCCATTAGGACTAGAGGGATTTCTAAATTACCTCCTAATCAATGGAGATAAATTACCTCAAGAGCTATCTCCCAGAGTTAGATTAGTCACTGGAATTTGTTGTGGTTTTAATGATTATCTAGCGGGGAATCTAGAAGGTGCGAGAAATAGTGTTGAGAAGATAAATCGCTTAAGGATTGAACAAAATGCTGCTGGCATCTATTTCCTATGCCCTGAGGGATTGTATATTTATAATAAATTTAGCGAACAGAAGGGAATATTTGCGTACGAAGTTATCAAACATGAACTAAAGGATAAAGAAGTACATTTAGGATGCTGGGCTAAGAAGCTTGGATATTCTTCACAATATAATGAATGTGCAGGCTTATTCTTAACATCTTATAAAGGTAGCCCAATTAGAGCTACCAAAAAAGGTTTCTTAACTGTATGTCCATTTTCTACGTGGAAGTTTGGAACAATATCGGCATATAGCTTATTCCTAGAAAAGAAAGAGGTAAAGTATCTTGAGGAAGAAAAAGTCATGATAAACGAGAATATAATATTCGATTTGTTAGTAAGGGCAGTTGCAGATGGTTTAATAGCTTCTAAGGATGAAATCGCTGAGAAAGTAGTCATGTGGAGTTTAGGAGGTAGCCAATACTTCTTGTTGCTGACTATTCCGATTTTCTCTAAATATATAAGCAGTGAGCTTATACGAAAATTATCCTCTGACTCCAGAGTAAAGGAATTTTTATCTAAACTATCGCAAGATACGCCTCTACTAAACCAAAAAATTTCCACATATAAGGATTATCTTTCGTATTATAACTTTAGCAATGAAATAAATACTCTCCGGGATGAAATAGCAAAATCAAATAAACTAGATTATTCTGTAAGAGACTTAGTTAAGACTAGTGAATTCTTGAACGTACTGAAGGAGGCCTTAAGAAGGTCTATAAACGAAAACTTAATAGGAAATGCCATAAACAATATTATTTACTTATAG
- the ppa gene encoding inorganic diphosphatase → MKLGPGKKAPDEINVFIEIPMGSNIKYEYDEEEDIIKVDRVLYTSMVYPFNYGFIPETLEEDGDPLDVLVLGNYSLMPGTVIEARPIGMIYMRDEEGEDAKVIAVPRNKTDPSFSNINDVKDLPEAIRNKIVHFFEHYKELEPNKWVKISGWGSVAEAKERIKKAIERKKQG, encoded by the coding sequence ATGAAATTAGGCCCTGGGAAAAAGGCCCCAGATGAAATAAATGTATTCATAGAAATACCTATGGGTTCAAATATTAAATACGAATACGATGAAGAAGAGGACATTATTAAAGTAGATAGGGTTTTATATACATCAATGGTATATCCATTTAATTATGGTTTTATTCCAGAGACTTTAGAAGAAGATGGGGATCCATTAGACGTATTAGTCCTAGGAAATTACTCACTAATGCCAGGTACAGTGATAGAAGCAAGACCTATAGGAATGATTTACATGAGGGATGAGGAAGGTGAAGACGCCAAGGTAATAGCAGTGCCAAGAAATAAGACGGATCCGTCATTTTCTAATATTAACGATGTTAAAGATCTTCCGGAGGCTATTAGAAATAAGATCGTACATTTCTTTGAGCACTATAAAGAACTAGAGCCAAATAAATGGGTAAAGATTAGCGGATGGGGAAGCGTAGCTGAGGCTAAGGAAAGAATTAAAAAAGCGATTGAGAGAAAGAAACAAGGATGA
- a CDS encoding ribbon-helix-helix protein, CopG family, giving the protein MRVVTFKVEEDLLELLDRYAIKYGLNRSEAIRKAIEKMVRDELSKERVPVARVEKIKL; this is encoded by the coding sequence ATGAGAGTTGTAACATTTAAAGTGGAAGAGGATTTGTTAGAACTATTAGATAGATATGCTATAAAATACGGTTTAAATAGATCTGAAGCCATACGTAAAGCCATAGAAAAAATGGTAAGAGATGAGTTATCAAAGGAGAGAGTCCCAGTGGCAAGAGTGGAAAAGATAAAGCTTTAA
- a CDS encoding pantoate kinase, whose protein sequence is MEIKVPISISGIWYPVIEKENLIKSGSIGLTLTLEPYITAEIRNGSGIEFNGIEIQLPNYEILKKKLGEYKLSVYSEVPLGYGYGLSGAISLAYALGVKELTPISEEDAVNTAHLSDVLSGNGLGDVIAQYYGGGLVYRKKAGGLGYGEVEVINMDWSYYPIFSQPISQLPTKSIIKRSEIALKLIDDFLKNPSPLKFIEVAQQFTSSLGFSSEYPYSYRKKGIIVKIFEPEYGVWIKHKIASRGAYVI, encoded by the coding sequence GTGGAGATAAAAGTACCAATTTCTATTTCTGGTATATGGTATCCAGTAATAGAGAAAGAGAACTTGATAAAATCAGGATCTATAGGACTTACCTTAACGTTAGAACCATATATTACAGCTGAAATCAGAAACGGTAGTGGAATAGAATTTAATGGGATAGAAATACAACTTCCTAATTACGAGATATTAAAGAAAAAATTAGGAGAATACAAGTTATCTGTATATTCTGAAGTACCATTAGGTTATGGTTACGGTCTAAGCGGAGCTATAAGCTTGGCTTACGCCCTTGGGGTTAAGGAACTAACCCCAATAAGTGAGGAAGACGCGGTGAATACAGCCCACTTAAGTGATGTGTTATCTGGAAATGGATTAGGGGATGTAATAGCGCAATATTATGGCGGAGGTTTAGTTTATAGGAAGAAGGCAGGAGGTTTAGGGTATGGTGAGGTTGAGGTGATAAATATGGATTGGTCATATTACCCAATTTTCTCTCAGCCCATTAGCCAACTTCCAACCAAGAGTATTATAAAGAGGTCGGAAATAGCACTTAAGCTTATAGACGATTTTCTCAAAAATCCGTCTCCATTGAAATTTATTGAGGTTGCACAACAATTTACAAGTAGTTTGGGTTTTAGTTCTGAATATCCTTATTCCTACAGAAAGAAGGGGATAATTGTTAAAATCTTTGAACCAGAGTATGGAGTATGGATAAAGCACAAGATAGCAAGCCGTGGAGCATACGTGATTTAA
- a CDS encoding ABC transporter ATP-binding protein, whose protein sequence is MTEKQFAVSVTNLRKRIGNKEILKGLSFDVESGEVFGIVGPNGAGKTTTLRILAGIIKNFNGDAKVFGLRPIEAKQNGYISYMPEDAFPYEKLTGYENLDFYAELYAKGDKELKEKYLKLGIEIANLGERIYDKTAEYSRGMKRRLIIARTLMVMPKLSVLDEPTSALDVESAVRIRNIILEMARRYNMTIILSSHNMLEVEYLCDRITLINDGRIVANGKPKEIIKSTNSKNLEEAFIKLVFGDQ, encoded by the coding sequence ATGACAGAAAAACAATTTGCTGTCAGTGTTACCAATTTACGAAAGAGAATCGGAAATAAGGAAATACTTAAGGGGTTATCATTTGATGTAGAGAGCGGTGAGGTTTTCGGAATAGTGGGACCTAACGGAGCTGGAAAGACGACAACTCTAAGAATATTAGCCGGTATTATCAAAAATTTTAACGGAGATGCAAAAGTCTTTGGTCTAAGACCAATTGAGGCAAAACAAAATGGATATATCTCTTATATGCCAGAAGACGCCTTTCCTTATGAAAAGCTAACTGGCTATGAAAATTTAGATTTTTATGCAGAATTATACGCTAAAGGTGACAAGGAGTTAAAGGAGAAATACCTGAAATTAGGCATTGAAATCGCTAATTTAGGTGAGAGGATTTACGATAAAACTGCTGAGTATAGTAGGGGCATGAAAAGAAGGCTTATTATAGCGAGGACCTTAATGGTAATGCCAAAACTTTCAGTTCTTGACGAACCCACTTCAGCCCTAGATGTAGAGTCCGCAGTAAGGATAAGGAATATAATTTTAGAAATGGCAAGAAGATACAATATGACAATAATACTCTCTTCACACAATATGCTAGAGGTAGAATATTTGTGTGATAGAATAACGCTAATTAACGACGGAAGAATAGTTGCGAATGGAAAGCCTAAGGAGATCATTAAAAGTACTAACTCTAAGAATTTGGAAGAAGCGTTCATAAAACTAGTATTTGGTGATCAATGA